Below is a window of Nyctibius grandis isolate bNycGra1 chromosome 12, bNycGra1.pri, whole genome shotgun sequence DNA.
gaccCCAGGGATACGCGGGGACCCCAGGGGCTGGTAGGGGACActgaggacaggcaggggaccccagggacaggcaggagatactaggggcaggcaggggatgccagggacaggcagggaccccaggggctgggagggggcactAAGGACAGGCAGAAGACCCCAGGGACACAAGGGTCAGGCAGGGACctcagggacaggcaggggaccCCGTGGGCAGACAAGGGGtgccaggggctggcaggggaccccagggacaggcagggaccccagggacaggcagggaccccaggagcaggcagggctgcccgcGCAGGGCCACACTCACGTCTGCGCTCAGTGACCTGCAGCAGGCCGGCGCTGGGGACGGGGATGCCACCCTGCTCCTCCGCGGGGGCCCCGGGGGGGTCCTGGGCCGGCCCGTGGGTGGGGGTCCCCGCCGGGCGCTCCGGGACCAGCACCTCCTTGCCGAGCTCTGCGGTACCGGCACTGCCACGTCGGTGATGGCAGCTCCCTCCCGGGGCCCCACCGGCACCCTTGGGTGTCCCAGCTGAGGGGGACGGGGGCAGCGGGACCccaggggggagcaggggggccaggcagagctgcccagggccccgcggccccggtGCCGGCAgccggcagccccgcgccccccacCCTGCGCAGCCCCTTTGTGTCGCCCAGACAAAAGCGCGGCTGTGCCGGAGCCCAGACAAGGGGTGGTTTGTCTCTCGGCAAGCGCCGGCGGGGCTGAGGTGGCCACGGTCATGGCACAGCCCGTGGTCATGGCACAGCCGTGCCCGGGTGCCCCTCCAGGGCTGACCGGGCACCAAGGGTGGGCAGGAGACCCACCAGCACCCGGCACTGCTGtgccagcacccccagcccacccagggccagtgctggggcaggattaAGCCAGCTGCACCCCGGCACCGTGTGCCACCGGGCCCTGCCATCACCGCGCTGCTGGGTGAGATGGCACGGGGACGGGATGgcatctcctccttccccccaggATGGtgacagcagggcaggggacagaAATCCCCCCGACCAAAGGGGAAGGGGACATTATGGGGGTGTTTGGTTCCTGTTCTTGGTACCCAGAGCTGCAGGACACCCctggccctgccctgccactgGCTCTGCCAGGTCCTGACCCCGCAAGGTGGGACTGGGCACCCCACACTGCTGGCACCTTCCCTCCAGCCGGGAAACGGGGTCCCCAccctgctctgatgctgggaagagctccctggggagggaaaagagggCTGCCCACTCCTGCCCACTCCTGCCCGCTCCCACCACCCCTCCCCACACACCACCGCGGTGCCCAGCCGCGGTGGGTGACACGGCGGTGTCACCGTACGGAGCGTGTCCTCCCCTGCCACCGGCAGCCTCCCAGCCCCactctccccccgccccgagccccCCACCCACCGGGGCGCTGGTCCCTGCCGCAGAAATCCCCTCTGGCCTCCGCCTGCATGGTCACGCCGCGGTGCCGGCCACGCCGCCGGCCAcgccgccccgctccggccTGGGCTCACCGGCTGCctggcggggagcggggccggcatCAGGGCTCCCTCCCCACACGCCGCTCTGCTGACTCACGACAACCCGCAGAGCCCGGCACCCGCCGCTCCCGCTGCCCCGCCACCGTCGGCCCCGGTGCCCGGCCCGGTGCCACTGTCCCCTGACGCGGCTCCAAAGGGCCCGGTGCCCCGGGAGGGCACGGCTGGGGCTGCCACCGCCACAGGGGCCATGGCACAGCCATGCGGGAGGGACGGGCATGCACGGGAGCGCCAGCACCTCCCGGGTCACCATGTAGgaccctgctgcagccccctccGTTACCGGGGCCCCCCCGGCTCCACCGGCATGGCCAGCACCCCGTCCCCAAGCGCCCCAGCCCTCCGCACTCCTCCACCGGCACCAGCACCCCTGCACACGGGTGTCTGCCTGGCACCCCCCCTCCACACCCGGCACCCCCCTGCACCTCAGCCTGCCCCAGGCACCCCGGCCCCAGCCTGGGCCCCCCACTGCGCCCCCAGACCCCCTGGGCACCCCACTGCACCTTCAGACCCCCTGGGCACCCCACTgtgcccccagaccccctgaGCACCCCACTGGGTCCCCAGATCCCCTGGGCACCCCACTGGGTCCCTAGACCCCCTGGGCACCCCACTGTGCCCCCAGATCCCCTGGGCACCCCACTGCACCCTCAGACCCCCTGGGCCCCCCCactgcacccccagaccccctggGCCCCCCACTGAACCTTCAGACCCCCTGGGCACCCCACTGCACCTTCAGACCCCCTGAGCACCCCACTGGGTCCCCAGACCCCCTGGGCACCCCACTGCACCTTCAGACCCCCTGGGCACCCCACTGGGTCCCCAGACCCCCTGGGCACCCCACTGCATCCTCAGACCCCCTGGTCACCTCACTGCACCTTCAGACCCCCTGGGCACCCCACTGTGCCCCCACAGCCCTTGGGCACCCCCactgcacccccagaccccctggGCACCCCACTGCATCCTCAGACCCCCTGGGCACCCCACTgtgcccccagaccccctggGCACCCCCCTGCACCTTCAGACCCCCTGGGCACCCCACTGCATCCCCAGACCCCCTGGACACCCCACTGTGCCCCCACAGCCCTTGGGCCCCCCACTGCGCCCCCAGACCCCCTGGACACCCCACTGCGTCCTCACAGCCCTTGGGCACCCCACttcacccccagacccccaccccagccctccctgcacaCACCCCCCTGCTCACACTGtctcccccccccagcctccagcctccccccatcccgcagcccccccacccctgctgcCGGGCACCCCCTGGCACGGCCCCGTGCACACCCGCACCCGGGCacaccccccccaaccccgtGCACCTCTGCAGCCCCCCTTGCACACCCCTTGCACACCCCTtgcacacccccccccaccctacaTCTCCCTGCGCACCCCCTGACCCcgcacccccccctccccgccctcaCCTGCGGTACCGGCCGCTCCCGGAGCCTCCATGGGCCGGCCCGGTGCCGGTGGCGGTGCCGGTGGtgggcggggcgggcccggtGCCAGCCCGCAGCACGCACGGTCctgcccgccgcggcgggggcggggctggggggcgggggcggggacggggacggggacaaCCGGGACCGGCCCCGGGGGACCGGGGACACCGAGGGGGTGCGGGGAAGGACCCGGGAGCgcgggtccggggtgggggggggcacggcGGGGACCCGGGGGGGTGCGGAGGAGAGCGGGGGGGCTCAGATCCGGGGTGCAGAGGGGACCGGAGCGGGGGCGACACGGGGACCGGCGGGGTCGCGGGGGGGAACCGGGGCGCAGGGGGAGCGCGGGtgcggaggggctgggggggccggggcggcacgggggtgcggggggggggcccgggcACCGCGGGGGGGCACCGGcacggccccccccccccggcaccgggcccggggcgggccccgccgccgtTGCCAGGGCGGGGCGTTGCTAGGGGGAGAGTCCGCCCGCCGCGCTCTTCTCGCGAGATCTGCGCGCCCGTTGCCCGGAGACGGCGGCGCCGGCGGCAGCCGCCATGGTgagagcggggccgggccggggggacgagggggctctggggctgctgccgcGGGGTCCCCTGGAGCcggggggtgcgggcaggggagggcggcggggcctgGCCCGCTCCCGGCGCCGCGGTGACGCCCGTGAGGCCTTAGCGCGGGCCAGGCCTTAGCGCGGCGCCTTGGTTCCATGCCCGGGGGTTTCGCTGCGGGGCTGGGCCTGAGCCGCGGGTGTCCCGGAGGGTCTCGGGGGTTCCTCCACTCCCGTCACCCTCCTCACGCCGTCCCCGCCGTGGGAGCCGGGATGCTGCGCGGCCCGGGCCGGTGCGGGGGCCCTGGGCGgcacagctgcagctcctgcgtTTCGCTTCCTTCCCTTAGGCGCCCAAAAAGAAAGCcggaaaaaaagggaaagggagcaAAGCTCCAGCGGTGGTGGATGCCTTGGCCCCGAAGGAGATGACCAGGGAGCAGGTGAGAGGTGCCCCGTCTCCCAGCCCACCCCCGGGTAGGGCAGCGCTCAGGACCCCTGCTCGGCGCGTGGCTCCGGGGACAACAGGTGGCGGAGGGTGACAGAGACAAGCGGCCGGGGTTCATTCCACGGCCTGACGCCTGTCTGGGCTGGGTGGGGGGTTCACACTGTTCCTGGCAAGAGCAGACCCTCATCCCACCCTCCCTCCCGCTGCTCCAGGGCACTCAGCTCTCCAGGCCCTCGCTGCCTTCTCCCCGACTCTAAGCCCAGCATCCTGCTCAGCCCAGAGCTCTGTGACTGCAGCCTGCTGCGCTCTCGGTCACGTtactgctggggcaggaggccaccagcatcctggcttgtaccagcactagtgtggccagcaggactagggcagggattgtccccctggactcggcactgaagccgcacctcgaatcctgggtgcagttttgggcccctcacaaCAAGacagaccttgaggtgctggagcgagtccagagaagggcaatggggctggtgaagggtctggagcacaagtgtgatgaggagcagctgagggacctgggggggtttagcctggagaaaaggagaatgaggagagaccttctcgctctctacaactgcctgcaaggagggtgtagcgaggaggggtcggtctcttctcccaggtaacaagtgacaggatgagaggaaacggcctcaaattgccccaggggaggtttaggttggagatcagggacaattccttccccaaagggttgtcaagcgctggcacaggctgcccaaggcagtggtggagtccccatccctggagggatttaaaagccgtgtagatgtggtgctgagggacatgggtcagtggtggccttggaaatgctgggttaatggttggactcgatgatcttaaaggtcctttccaacctatGTGATTCTACGATTCAGTAGTATTTAGGCACCTGAGGGGCCTCCTCACCCCCCTACCTGGCTCTTCCCCTtggctttgcagctgcaggACCACGTTGTGCGTCTCCGGGAGGAGCTGGACCGAGAACGGGAAGAGCGCAACTTTTTCCAGCTGGAGCGTGACAAGATTCACACCTTCTGGGAGATCACCCGCcggcagctggaggagaagagagcGGAGCTGCGGAACAAGGACCGGGAGATGGAGCAGGCGGAGGAGAGACATCAAGTGGAGATCAAGGTGggaagggaggtggtgggagtGCCCCGAGCTGCAGGCgctgaggaggagagggaagggggaagaggaggaggagctgggtggGATGCTAGTCAGGAGGTCTCGGCGATACCCCAGCTCCGCACGTCTCCTGCTGAAGCCCCTCACTCAGTCTGTGGCTTCTCTTTAGGTTTACAAGCAGAAGGTGAAGCACTTGCTGCACGAACACCAGGAAAACCTCACCGAGCTGAAGGCGGAGGGCACCCTGTCCCTGAAGCGGGCCCAGAAGGATCACTGGGCCCAGGAGACGGAGCTGCGTCAAGACATGCGCTCCTTGAAGGTGgagctgaaggagaaggagctggTCAGCGAGGAGGCGGTGAAAAACATGTGCCTGGTACGGCTGGAGCTGTGGGCGAGGTGCCCCTGCCAcggagggaggtggtggggccACCAGCGGAGCCCTCCCAGCCACGGCGTGGGAGTGGGAGCCTCTCTccgtggggtgggatggggtttTCCGCAGGCACCGCTGACAGATGGACTTAGAGGCAGCAGGGAGCCTttcctggggagcaggggggaatCCCTGGGGATTTGGTTGTCTGCCTCTGACATGTACCTGCTCCCTAACAGAAACAAGAGGAGGAGATCACCCAGCTGTACAACGACTTTGAGAGACAAGTGAAAGGTCAGGACGTGCGCGTAGCCCCTGCACGAGCTCCCTTTGCCAGCGTGCTGGGGAAGTCTCCTCGGAGCTCTGCTGGGCTCCCTAGCAGAGCCTCGAGCAGAAAGGGGGCCAGTTTTCCCCCAGTTCTGGCTGGTTTGACCCCAGTTCTGGTCATTTTTCCCCCAATTCTTGCTGCCCTGTGCTCTGGGGCTGCCAGACCCCCAGCATGGTGTACCACTGAGCGCAGCTGCCCGGCAGCGCTGCCCCGGGCTGCGGGGTGGGCTGGCTGGAGGAGCCCTTGCAGAGTCCTCGCTCCAGTCCCCTCCTCAGGGGACGTTTCGGGTTCTCAGGGGCTGGCTTGGAGCGTTTCCATGCCCTCTTTTTTCCAAGGAGGCTATTTCTGGGCTCCGCTCTCCGCCGTTCCAGCGTAACCGCTCCgggtgctggtggcagctgCAGTGACGCCGCTAACGAGCGTCTCGTCCTCGAGTCACGCCGCTGTGGCACGCGCCGGGCTGGCGTTGGCTAATGGAGCTGGGGTTACGTGGGGTCTCCGGGAGGTCCTGACTCAGCCCCCCTGTGCCTTCCCCCAGAGATCGAGGCCAAGTACGCCGAGAAGATGCAAGTGCTGCGGGACGAGCTCGACCTGCGGAGGAAGACGGAGATCCACgaggtggaggagaggaagaacagCCACATCAGCGAGCTGGTGAGGAACCACGAGAAGGCCTTCAGCGACATGAAGAGCTACTACAACGACATCACCTTCAAAAACCTGGCGCTCATCAGCTTGCTGAAGGTACTGCCTGCCCCTGGCCTGCAGTGCCACCCTTCCCCCAAGGGACCCGTCCTGGGAGGATTTCACCCAGATCTGGCCACTTCCCAGGTAGCCACGTGGGTGCTACTGCTCTCCTGAGGGTTGTACCACATTACAGGAGCGAAGCTCTTGTGTGCAGGGAGATGTGtctggctgggctggcagcaggagggtgtCCAGACGGTGTGGGAGGTTCTgaggagctgggcagccccCAGGAGCTGGCACTTGTGTTCCCAAGAACAGGAGCAGATGgaggagatgaagaaaagagagaatcacctggaaaaggagaaggcGGATGTGCTGCTCCAGAACAAGCAGCTGAAGGAGCCCCTGCAGCAGGCCCAGGAGCAGCTGTTTGAGATGCAGAAGAAGTTGGCCCACTACGACAAGGACAAGGAGGCCCTGACGGTGAGTGGCCAGCCCTGTTCCTTCCCGAGTCACCCTGGGGGTGGTTGCTCAGCTGTGACCTTGGCTGGCCAAAGGCCTTTGAGTCCCTTCCAGTTTGTAAGATCTCAGAGGGGACTCCCAGGACTCTGGTGGTGAGGAGCTGGAGTGGCCCCCACCCCAGAGAGGGAAGGGAGTtgctgtgggtgctgcctgGTTTTCCTCGCCCGTGTCTCTTTGCTGGTCACTGTCCTTCCTTACCAGAGCGTGTCCTCCCACACCGTGCTCTTTAACTGTCCCTTTCTGCTCACAGAACACAAAAGCCCGTCTGAAAGTCACCCAGAAGGAACTGAAGGATCTTCAGTGGGAGCACgaagtgctggagcagaggttcAGCAAGGTGAGAGCTGCAGGTGGGTCTGGGCATCAAGCTTCCCCCTCCAAACCACATCCCCTCCGTGGAGGACGGGGCAGGAGGGCTCAGCAGCGAGGCTGTGCTCAGCCGAGGGCTTTCCACCGCCCTAATCCAGATAACTCCTGCTTCCCACAAAGCTGCTCTCCCACGGTCAGCAGACAGGCCTGGCCTTGTACTCTGCTAAGCAATCACGCACGCTCCGGCGGTCCCCTCCCGGCCTGCCACGGACCGGCCGCAGCAGTGGCTCGGGGCCAGGGCCGTGGGGAGAGGTGGTCACGGGCCACCACCCCTGGCCACAGCTCGCTCCCTTCTTCTGCCAGCATTCAGGGGTCGCTCCCCCCGCTCGCCGTGCCAGGGCGGCTCGGGATGGGTCCTGGTGGCAACGTGCTGCCAGGCTCGGCCTCTCCCCCCTCCGCTAACCCAGATAAATCCGTGAGGCAGAAAAGAGCTCGTCTGTGGAAATCCCCAGGAATATGAACGTTGATCTGAGGCCTCGTTAACAATCCGTCATTAAGGCAGCAGCGTATTCAGTGCATTCAGAAATAGGCTGTGGAGGAGAGAGTGTGGCCTAATTAGGACACTTATTAACTAGCTGTGAGCCagctgtgaggaggaggagaggggggacTCCCGTGTTCTGCGGGACCCTCTCCgaggggggctgcagcccatCCTGCTGTCGGGGTGTCCCCTGCccggaggggaggagggggcagaaGCACCGGTGGcagccagggagggagggaagccccactccagcccctgcctcccctgcaggtgccctggggagcagcCGGGCTCTCCCTGGACCCGTTTGCTGCCATCCCAGGTGGCCACCAGCCTGGGGGTCCTGAGGACTGTGCGAAAAGCCTGTGCTTGTCTTTGGGGGGGCAGGTGCAGGCGGAGCGAGATGAGCTCTACCAGAAGTTCACCAAAGCCATTAAGGAGGTGCAGCAGAAGACGGGCTTCAAGAACCTGCTCCTGGAGCGCAAGCTGAAGGGGCTGCTGGGCGTCCTGGAGCAGAAGGAGGTGGAGCTCGGCGAGGTCTTAGCAGCCTCCAAGCTCGACCCGGGCGCCCTCTCCTTTGCCTCACACAAGCTGGAGGTACCGTGGGGCCCCGTGGGGGCTGGATTTGGGGGGCAGGGGCTGCTTTGGGGGCAAATGCAGGCTTGGAGCCTGCACGCCCCGGTCCTACGTGGCTGTAGCCGCCGCGTCGCTCGTTCCCGGCGCTCCCAGGGCCACGTGCGGTGCCGCAGGGCACCCCGGCTCTCCCTCGAGAGCAAAGCGTGTGGGTGTCAGGGTTTGGCACCGATCTCCCCGTCAGGTGGGGCCTGTTTGGAGGAGAATGGCCCCGGGCCGAGCAGGGCTCACCGGTGCTCTGCGCTGCCGAGCAGCCGGCTGCGCACGGGGTCCGTCAGCGACCCGGGGTGCTCTGTGCAGGGGCTGTCACCCCCCGTGAGCCCAGCCCGGCCTCCCTGGCTGCAGAGACGGGTTCCCAGGGGCTCTGCAACGTCTAAAAATACGTCTGCAGAAAGCCTGGGCGCGGAGACCCACATTCCTGGCGCCTGCCACAGCCGTAACTGGAGAAGCAGCGCTTGCTCCTGGCTGGGTCGGGACGCGGGGGGTGTGGGCCCCTCACTCAGGGTGCCCTCCCGCTCATCCCGTGCCAGCCAGTCCCCTCCCAGGTCCCCTCTGCGGTGGGTGGCAGCGAAGCACCCAGAGAGCCCCTTGCCAGGGCGCCCTGGGACGCGCACAGCCACAGCCGAGGCTCCGGGGCCACAGGGTGGGCAGCGCTGTGGCACCTCCGAGCAGGTGCCACcgcagcaggaaggaaaaacacattCCTGGGAAGGCGTCAGGGCGTCGAGCTCTCCCGCAGCTGCTGGAATTCCTTGGCTCAGCTGCCACCAGCGTCCTCCCGGGGAGCCTCTCGCCCTGTAATTCCCCCGGTGCCGCGACGGCAGGGCGGTGCTGCCGGGGCAGGTGCTGCCGTCACCCCCCCTTGCAGACCATGATGGCAGGGCGGTCCAGGAGGTCCCTGTCCCTCGCCCCTGCTGGGGGCTGGCTGTCCCTGGCAGCGCTGGCTCCAAGGGGGCAGGGTGGTGGCCGCCTGCCAGGCCCCGGTGCCAGCTCAGCCGCCACGCTGCAGCTCCGTGCACTCTGCCACGCCACGGCcaccgcagccccggggccagcagcccctgcctAATGCGCCGTGTCCCTTTGCAGGACGTCCTCAATTCCAAGAACAGCACCATCAGGGACATGCAGCTCCAGCTGGCCCGAGTCTGCAAGGtgagggaaggggcagggggctgccctgtgccccccgggcagggctggggactgTCGGGGGGTGGCTGCGCCTTgcgggggtgggaaggggaccTTGTGCCGCAGGGCTTGCACGGAGCGGAGGGAAGGGTGCTCGCAGTAGCCAGCTGAGCTGCCTCGTGCCCTGGGGTGGGCAGTTTCCCCATTTGCCCTGCCTAGGGGGGTGTGTtggggtccccccaccccgtgcaggggggtgcaggcagcccgTGCCCAGGCgaggaggggctgggctggcgCTGGGCTCTGGGCTGACCCTGCGGCGCTCCTCTCGCAGGCCTACAATGACATGCTGCAGACCTTCAAGGCAAAGCTGACGGCCTTCGGCATCCCCCTGGACAACCTGGGCTTCACCCCCCTGGACAGCCCCGTGCTGGGGCAGGCGGTGGGGCAGGGCCCCGCAGGGCTCGTCGCGGTGCCCACCTGACACCAGCCAGCACCGAGGGACGTGCCAGGCCGGGCTGGGCCCCCTTGGTGCTCCATGCCATTAAACTGACCCCAGGGAACCTTCTGGAGCACCTGGAGGaccctctctctttcctccctggGGGTCCTTCCCTCCAgagcagcccccctgccaccagcCACGGGCAGCTGCGTCggctctgcctgtgccagcGCGCAGCCGGAGGCCTCCCGGCATCCCACCCACCGCAGCAGGCTGGAGCGGGGCCCCCCAGGTCCCCCCTGCCCCTGGGGTTCTCCCCCTGCCCATGCTGCCCCCGGGGCCCCCCCCCGtttccccccccagcagccacaTGTGTGCTGCCCCCAGGAAGGTGATTATTTTTGAGACAAACAGTGATGTTTGAAGCCTTTAATGGTGTCGGCGGCGACGTTCCCCCGCCGGGCGCCCCCCCATCCTGTCCCCTAACTGCCCCGGTACGTGGTGTAGGAGTAAGGGCTGATCAGCAGCGGGAGGTGCAGCTTCTGCGTGGGGTCAGCGATGGTGAAGACGACCTGGGGGAGAGCGAGGGGGGCTCAGAGAGCTGCAGACGGGCCTGGGGGGCTGCTTGGGGCAGAGCAGGCGGCTCCTATAAGCCTGGCCGTGGCCCCCAGACCCCTGCTCCGTGGcccccatcccctgctccccgcTCTGCCCCCGTACCTCCACGAAGGGGTAGAAGCTGACGTGCCCCAGGCCCTCCCAGTACGCCGCCGTCTCGAAGCGCAGCTTGTAGGTGCCAGCCTTGGCCTGTCCCcgaggcagcaggagcaggcagcgcCCGTCCCCGTCTGTCTGCCTGCGGTCAGGAGCCAGCCCTGACGTGGTGGCTGTCCCCTGCCCTGTCACCAGGAAGTCTCTTGGGGTAGGGGGGACAGGTAGCAGCATCCCCTGCCCCTTTTGCTGCCACCAGCTCTCCTACCTCTCCACCAGCTCCGTCCACTGCGGCCCCGGCTCCTGCAGCTGGGCTAGCTGGACAGCGAGCCCGCTTGCCGGCAGCCCCGTAGCCGTGTTCAGCACGTGGGTGGTCAGGGTGCTGTTCACCGTCTCGGACATGCCTTCGGCCTGAGGCAGAGGAGGCAACGGGGCTGGGACGCGTCGcggcagctccctccctccctgtgcCAGTGCCGCAGACGAGCCCCccgggtgcccccagcccctcgccaGCGGTGGCCGTGGCACGGCAGCAATGGCTGACCTGGACCCAGGGAGGAAGCAGCCCTGTCCCTGTTGCCTTCCCTGCCCGCAGGGTCACGTGCGGGCAGATGTTAACCCTGCACGTGCTCCAGAGCTGCCTGGGGCAATGCTGGCAGGGGTGGCTGAGACCCTTCCCCTCTGGCAACCCCCAGGTTGTGCTCCCACCCCGCTGGGCACGACTGGGTGGGGGCATGACCTGGGGGCTGCTGCCATCCTGCTCTCGTTGCCATCCTGCTTACCTggctctcctccatcccactcAGCCATGGGCCTGTGGCCGGTGCCACCGCACAAAATGCCATCCCCTGCCCCGGCTGCCCTTGCTGGCGCCGCGGCCTCTCCCCACGGAGCTGGCGAGGCTGGATGCCGCTATCC
It encodes the following:
- the GAS8 gene encoding dynein regulatory complex subunit 4 isoform X1; the protein is MAPKKKAGKKGKGSKAPAVVDALAPKEMTREQLQDHVVRLREELDREREERNFFQLERDKIHTFWEITRRQLEEKRAELRNKDREMEQAEERHQVEIKVYKQKVKHLLHEHQENLTELKAEGTLSLKRAQKDHWAQETELRQDMRSLKVELKEKELVSEEAVKNMCLKQEEEITQLYNDFERQVKEIEAKYAEKMQVLRDELDLRRKTEIHEVEERKNSHISELVRNHEKAFSDMKSYYNDITFKNLALISLLKEQMEEMKKRENHLEKEKADVLLQNKQLKEPLQQAQEQLFEMQKKLAHYDKDKEALTNTKARLKVTQKELKDLQWEHEVLEQRFSKVQAERDELYQKFTKAIKEVQQKTGFKNLLLERKLKGLLGVLEQKEVELGEVLAASKLDPGALSFASHKLEDVLNSKNSTIRDMQLQLARVCKAYNDMLQTFKAKLTAFGIPLDNLGFTPLDSPVLGQAVGQGPAGLVAVPT
- the GAS8 gene encoding dynein regulatory complex subunit 4 isoform X2, whose translation is MTREQLQDHVVRLREELDREREERNFFQLERDKIHTFWEITRRQLEEKRAELRNKDREMEQAEERHQVEIKVYKQKVKHLLHEHQENLTELKAEGTLSLKRAQKDHWAQETELRQDMRSLKVELKEKELVSEEAVKNMCLKQEEEITQLYNDFERQVKEIEAKYAEKMQVLRDELDLRRKTEIHEVEERKNSHISELVRNHEKAFSDMKSYYNDITFKNLALISLLKEQMEEMKKRENHLEKEKADVLLQNKQLKEPLQQAQEQLFEMQKKLAHYDKDKEALTNTKARLKVTQKELKDLQWEHEVLEQRFSKVQAERDELYQKFTKAIKEVQQKTGFKNLLLERKLKGLLGVLEQKEVELGEVLAASKLDPGALSFASHKLEDVLNSKNSTIRDMQLQLARVCKAYNDMLQTFKAKLTAFGIPLDNLGFTPLDSPVLGQAVGQGPAGLVAVPT
- the LOC137669401 gene encoding 5-hydroxyisourate hydrolase-like isoform X3, giving the protein MAFCAVAPATGPWLSGMEESQAEGMSETVNSTLTTHVLNTATGLPASGLAVQLAQLQEPGPQWTELVERQTDGDGRCLLLLPRGQAKAGTYKLRFETAAYWEGLGHVSFYPFVEVVFTIADPTQKLHLPLLISPYSYTTYRGS